A window of Theropithecus gelada isolate Dixy chromosome 14, Tgel_1.0, whole genome shotgun sequence contains these coding sequences:
- the TTC9C gene encoding tetratricopeptide repeat protein 9C isoform X1 → MEKRLQEAQLYKEEGNQRYREGKYRDAVSRYHRALLQLRGLDPSLPSPLPNLGPQGPALTPEQENILHTTQTDCYNNLAACLLQMEPVNYERVREYSQKVLERQPDNAKALYRAGVAFFHLQDYDQARHYLLAAVNRQPKDANVRRYLQLTQSELSSYHRKEKQLYLGMFG, encoded by the exons ATGGAGAAGCGTCTGCAGGAGGCTCAGCTGTACAAGGAGGAAGGGAACCAGCGCTACCGGGAAGGGAAGTACCGAGATGCTGTGAGTAGGTACCATCGAGCTCTGCTTCAGCTGCGGGGTCTGGATCCGAGTCTGCCCTCTCCATTACCTAATCTCGGACCTCAGGGCCCGGCCCTCACGCCTGAACAAGAAAACATACTGCATACCACCCAGACTGACTGCTACAACAATCTAGCTG CCTGTCTCCTTCAGATGGAGCCCGTGAACTACGAACGAGTGAGAGAATATAGTCAGAAAGTCCTGGAACGACAGCCTGATAATGCCAAGGCCTTGTATCGGGCCGGAGTGGCCTTTTTCCATCTGCAGGACTATGACCAGGCCCGCCACTACCTCCTGGCTGCCGTCAATAGGCAGCCTAAAG ATGCTAACGTCCGGCGGTACCTCCAGCTGACACAGTCAGAACTCAGCAGCTACCATAGAAAAGAGAAGCAGCTCTACCTGGGCATGTTTGgttaa
- the TTC9C gene encoding tetratricopeptide repeat protein 9C isoform X2, translating to MEKRLQEAQLYKEEGNQRYREGKYRDAVTCLLQMEPVNYERVREYSQKVLERQPDNAKALYRAGVAFFHLQDYDQARHYLLAAVNRQPKDANVRRYLQLTQSELSSYHRKEKQLYLGMFG from the exons ATGGAGAAGCGTCTGCAGGAGGCTCAGCTGTACAAGGAGGAAGGGAACCAGCGCTACCGGGAAGGGAAGTACCGAGATGCTGTGA CCTGTCTCCTTCAGATGGAGCCCGTGAACTACGAACGAGTGAGAGAATATAGTCAGAAAGTCCTGGAACGACAGCCTGATAATGCCAAGGCCTTGTATCGGGCCGGAGTGGCCTTTTTCCATCTGCAGGACTATGACCAGGCCCGCCACTACCTCCTGGCTGCCGTCAATAGGCAGCCTAAAG ATGCTAACGTCCGGCGGTACCTCCAGCTGACACAGTCAGAACTCAGCAGCTACCATAGAAAAGAGAAGCAGCTCTACCTGGGCATGTTTGgttaa
- the TTC9C gene encoding tetratricopeptide repeat protein 9C isoform X3 — translation MEPVNYERVREYSQKVLERQPDNAKALYRAGVAFFHLQDYDQARHYLLAAVNRQPKDANVRRYLQLTQSELSSYHRKEKQLYLGMFG, via the exons ATGGAGCCCGTGAACTACGAACGAGTGAGAGAATATAGTCAGAAAGTCCTGGAACGACAGCCTGATAATGCCAAGGCCTTGTATCGGGCCGGAGTGGCCTTTTTCCATCTGCAGGACTATGACCAGGCCCGCCACTACCTCCTGGCTGCCGTCAATAGGCAGCCTAAAG ATGCTAACGTCCGGCGGTACCTCCAGCTGACACAGTCAGAACTCAGCAGCTACCATAGAAAAGAGAAGCAGCTCTACCTGGGCATGTTTGgttaa
- the HNRNPUL2 gene encoding heterogeneous nuclear ribonucleoprotein U-like protein 2 — protein MEVKRLKVTELRSELQRRGLDSRGLKVDLAQRLQEALDAEMLEDEAGGGGAGPGGACKAEPRPVAASGGGPGGEEEEDEEEEEEEDEEALLEDEDEEPPPTQALGQAAQPPPEPPEAAAMEAAAEPDASEKPVETTVGSGGVNGGEEQGPGKGEEDEPEERSGDETPGSEVPGDKAAEEQGDDQDSEKSKPAGSDGERRGVKRQRDEKDEHGRAYYEFREEAYHSRSKSPLPPEEEAKDEEEDQTLVNLDTYTSDLHFQVSKDRYGGQPLFSEKFPTLWSGARSTYGVTKGKVCFEAKVTQNLPMKEGCTEVSLLRVGWSVDFSRPQLGEDEFSYGFDGRGLKAENGQFEEFGQTFGENDVIGCFANFETEEVELSFSKNGEDLGVAFWINKESLADRALLPHVLCKNCVVELNFGQKEEPFFPPPEEFVFIHAVPVEERVRTAVPPKTIEECEVILMVGLPGSGKTQWALKYAKENPEKRYNVLGAETVLNQMRMKGLEEPEMDPKSRDLLVQQASQCLSKLVQIASRTKRNFILDQCNVYNSGQRRKLLLFKTFSRKVVVVVPNEEDWKKRLELRKEVEGDDVPESIMLEMKANFSLPEKCDYMDEVTYGELEKEEAQPIVTKYKEEARKLLPPSEKRTNRRNNRNKRNRQNRSRGQGYVGGQRRGYDNRAYGQQYWGQPGNRGGYRNFYDRYRGDYDRFYGRDYEYNRYRDYYRQYNRDWQSYYYHHPQDRDRYYRNYYGYQGYR, from the exons atGGAGGTGAAGCGGCTGAAAGTGACCGAGCTGCGGTCAGAGCTGCAGCGGCGGGGCCTGGACTCGCGCGGCCTCAAAGTGGATCTGGCGCAGCGGCTGCAGGAGGCGCTGGACGCCGAGATGCTCGAGGACGAGGCCGGCGGCGGCGGGGCCGGGCCCGGCGGGGCCTGCAAGGCGGAGCCTCGGCCTGTGGCCGCGTCGGGCGGCGGCCCgggcggggaggaggaggaggacgaagaggaggaggaggaggaggacgaggaggcgCTGCTTGAGGACGAGGACGAGGAGCCACCCCCTACTCAGGCCTTGGGTCAGGCCGCGCAGCCGCCGCCGGAGCCCCCGGAGGCGGCAGCCATGGAGGCCGCGGCCGAGCCAGATGCTTCCGAGAAGCCGGTGGAAACCACGGTCGGGTCAGGCGGGGTAAATGGTGGCGAAGAGCAGGGCCCCGGCAAGGGGGAGGAAGACGAACCCGAGGAACGGAGCGGGGACGAGACGCCGGGATCCGAGGTGCCGGGTGACAAGGCCGCCGAGGAACAGG GAGATGACCAAGATAGTGAAAAGTCAAAACCAGCAGGCTCAGATGGTGAGCGGCGGGGGGTAAAGAGACAGCGGGATGAGAAGGATGAACATGGCCGAGCTTACTATGAATTCCGAGAGGAGGCTTACCACAGCCG CTCAAAGTCTCCACTGCCTCCTGAAGAAGAGGCaaaagatgaggaggaggatCAAACTCTTGTGAACCTGGACACGT ATACCTCGGATCTGCATTTTCAAGTGAGCAAAGACCGCTATGGAGGGCAGCCCCTTTTCTCAGAGAAGTTCCCCACCCTTTGGTCTGGGGCAAGGAGTACTTACGGAGTGACAAAGGGAAAAGTCTGCTTTGAGGCAAAG GTAACCCAGAATCTCCCAATGAAAGAAGGCTGCACGGAGGTCTCTCTCCTTCGAGTTGGGTGGTCTGTTGATTTTTCCCGTCCACAGCTTG GTGAAGATGAATTCTCTTACGGTTTCGATGGACGAGGACTCAAGGCAGAAAATGGACAGTTTGAGGAATTTGGCCAGACTTTTGGGGAGAATGATGTTATTGGCTGCTTTGCT AATTTTGAGACTGAAGAAGTAGAACTTTCCTTCTCCAAGAATGGAGAAGACCTAGGTGTGGCGTTCTGGATCAACAAGGAATCCCTGGCAGACCGGGCCCTTCTACCCCATGTCCTCTGCAAAAATTGTGTTGTAGAATTAAACTTTGGTCAGAAGGAGGAGCCCTTCTTCCCACCACCAGAAGAGTTTGTGTTCATTCATGCTGTGCCTGTTGAGGAGCGTGTGCGCACTGCAGTCCCTCCCAAGACCATAGAGGAATGTGAG GTTATTCTGATGGTGGGACTACCGGGATCTGGAAAGACCCAGTGGGCACTGAAATACGCAAAAGAAAACCCTGAGAAAAGATATAATGTCCTGGGAGCTGAGACTGTGCTCAATCAAATGAGG ATGAAGGGGCTCGAGGAGCCAGAGATGGACCCCAAAAGCCGAGACCTTTTAGTTCAGCAAGCCTCCCAGTGCCTTAGTAAGCTGGTCCAGATTGCTTCCCGGACAAAGAGGAACTTTATTCTTGATCAG TGTAATGTGTACAATTCTGGCCAACGGCGGAAGCTATTACTGTTCAAGACTTTTTCTCGGAAAGTGGTGGTGGTTGTCCCTAATGAGGAAGACTGGAAGAAGAGGCTGGAATTGAGGAAGGAAGTAGAGGGAGATGATGTGCCTGAATCTATAATGCTGGAGATGAAAG CCAACTTCTCTTTGCCTGAAAAATGCGACTATATGGATGAAGTGACATATGGggagctggagaaggaggaagctcAGCCCATTGTCACTAAGTACAAGGAGGAGGCGAGGAAGCTTCTGCCCCCCTCCGAGAAGCGGACAAACCGCCGAAACAACCGAAACAAGCGTAACCGGCAGAACCGAAGCCGGGGCCAAGGCTATG TGGGCGGGCAGCGCCGAGGCTACGACAACCGGGCCTACGGGCAGCAGTACTGGGGGCAGCCTGGAAACAGAGGG ggTTACCGTAATTTCTATGATCGATACAGGGGAGACTATGATCGATTTTACGGGCGAGATTATGAGTACAACAGATACAGAGACTATTACAGACAATACAATCGGGAT TGGCAGAGTTACTACTACCACCACCCCCAGGACAGAGACCGATACTACAGGAACTACTACGGTTACCAAGGGTATCGGTGA
- the GNG3 gene encoding guanine nucleotide-binding protein G(I)/G(S)/G(O) subunit gamma-3, which yields MKGETPVNSTMSIGQARKMVEQLKIEASLCRIKVSKAAADLMTYCDAHACEDPLITPVPTSENPFREKKFFCALL from the exons ATGAAAGGTGAGACCCCAGTGAACAGCACTATGAGTATTGGGCAAGCACGCAAGATGGTGGAACAGCTTAAGATTGAAGCCAGCTTGTGCCGGATAAAG GTGTCCAAGGCAGCCGCAGACCTGATGACTTACTGTGATGCCCACGCCTGTGAGGATCCCCTCATCACCCCTGTGCCCACTTCGGAGAACCCCTTCCGGGAGAAGAAGTTCTTCTGTGCTCTCCTCTGA